In the Acidobacteriota bacterium genome, one interval contains:
- a CDS encoding rhomboid family intramembrane serine protease: MFIPIRDDQPTSRTPHLTIGLIFINTAIFLYSQTLGAQGHSVFVTYFGFTPLYYLNFGTEYIGPTWYYVTPLTSMFLHGGWIHLIGNMLFLWIFGNNIEDYLGPVKFVFFYVISGLAAVALYTLFNPNSPVPLVGASGAIAGVMGAYMVLHPRARITVLILFVFIFIRQFPARVVLGLWFFYQILMWLADSSTGGGVAWMAHVGGFIFGYLVLKTIFKIRGGPRQRIQRVQWW; this comes from the coding sequence GTGTTTATACCGATCAGGGATGATCAGCCGACCTCTCGGACGCCGCATCTCACCATCGGGCTGATATTCATCAACACGGCGATTTTTCTCTACTCGCAGACCCTGGGCGCGCAGGGGCATTCCGTTTTCGTGACGTATTTCGGTTTCACGCCGCTGTACTACCTGAATTTCGGCACGGAGTACATCGGGCCCACGTGGTACTACGTGACGCCGCTGACGTCGATGTTTCTTCACGGGGGCTGGATACACCTGATCGGCAACATGCTCTTCCTGTGGATTTTTGGCAACAACATCGAGGATTATCTCGGCCCGGTAAAATTCGTCTTCTTCTACGTTATATCCGGGCTGGCGGCGGTGGCGCTGTACACGCTGTTCAACCCCAATTCACCGGTGCCGCTGGTGGGGGCCTCGGGGGCGATCGCCGGGGTCATGGGTGCCTACATGGTGCTGCACCCGAGGGCGCGGATTACGGTGCTTATTCTGTTTGTGTTCATCTTTATCCGGCAGTTTCCGGCCAGGGTAGTCCTGGGGCTGTGGTTTTTCTACCAGATCCTCATGTGGCTGGCGGACAGCTCCACCGGGGGCGGCGTGGCGTGGATGGCGCATGTCGGCGGCTTTATTTTCGGTTATCTGGTTCTAAAGACCATCTTCAAGATTCGCGGCGGTCCGAGACAGCGCATCCAGCGCGTACAATGGTGGTAA
- a CDS encoding RNA-binding protein: MAGNRLYVGNLSYSVTSEQLTELFANYGQVRDVNIIEGKGFGFVEMSDAGEATKAKEELNGSVFTGRTIKVDEARPPKDKADRGYQRY, encoded by the coding sequence GTGGCAGGTAACAGACTGTACGTAGGTAACCTCAGCTATTCCGTCACCAGTGAGCAGTTGACCGAACTGTTCGCCAATTACGGTCAGGTCCGCGACGTCAACATTATCGAGGGCAAAGGCTTCGGCTTTGTCGAAATGTCCGACGCCGGCGAGGCCACCAAGGCGAAAGAGGAACTCAACGGGTCCGTGTTCACCGGGCGCACCATCAAGGTCGACGAGGCGCGGCCGCCGAAGGACAAGGCGGATCGGGGTTATCAAAGGTACTAG
- the pta gene encoding phosphate acetyltransferase, with amino-acid sequence MYTKQQALDYHSVGKPGKVEVCPTKPCVTQLDLSLAYTPGVAVPCLEIQKNPAEIYKYTAKGNLVAVISNGTAVLGLGNIGAAAGKPVMEGKGVLFKRFADIDVFDIELDTLDPDEVIRCSQLLEPTFGGINLEDIKAPECFYIEETLKRTMKIPVFHDDQHGTAIISGAALMNAMELVGKEMSKVRVVFSGAGAAGIACAKLYCALGVKHENLVMVDSKGVMYEGRGDEYNKYKTEFVRKTDLRTLADALVDADVFVGVSTKDVVSKQMVKTMAKDPVIFAMANPDPEITYPDAVEARSDVIMATGRSDYPNQVNNVLGFPFIFRGALDVHATAINEEMKIAAARALSSLAKQDVPEEVAKAYGGEHFRFGRDYIIPKPFDHRVLIWEASAVAQAAMETGVAQRPVDIEEYRQQLETRIGKGRVFMNVIADKAKKEPRTIVFPEGNSSRILRAAHVVLEHGIGQPIVLGNLEEVQRAAKEHEIELDGIKVVDPVTSPKRQEYAQKYYEKRCRRGVTLDQATWKMRDRTYFGIMMLEMGDCDAVLSGVTSDYAATVRPALEIIDLQEGVTRVSGLFAMVQRDKLYLFADTTVNIDPTPEELAEIAICSARVARGFNMEPRIAMLSFSNFGSAKYPESIKVAKATEIVKKRQPDLVVEGEMQADTALMPEYMQRHYPFSKLTEAANVLIFPDLNSGNIAYKLALRMGGLQAIGPILMGLSKPVHVLHRTLDVNEIVDMAAIAVVAAQQKK; translated from the coding sequence ATGTATACCAAGCAACAAGCCCTCGATTATCACTCGGTGGGGAAGCCGGGCAAGGTGGAAGTATGTCCCACCAAGCCTTGTGTTACCCAGCTTGACCTTTCCCTGGCGTACACCCCCGGCGTAGCCGTGCCCTGCCTGGAGATACAGAAGAACCCGGCTGAGATCTACAAGTACACGGCCAAGGGCAACCTTGTGGCGGTGATCAGCAACGGGACGGCGGTGCTCGGACTGGGCAATATCGGAGCCGCTGCGGGCAAGCCGGTGATGGAGGGCAAGGGGGTGTTGTTCAAGCGCTTTGCCGATATCGACGTGTTCGACATCGAGTTGGACACCCTGGATCCCGACGAGGTTATCAGGTGCTCCCAGCTTTTGGAGCCCACGTTCGGCGGGATCAACCTGGAGGACATCAAGGCGCCGGAGTGTTTCTATATCGAAGAAACGCTGAAGCGGACAATGAAGATTCCGGTCTTCCATGATGACCAGCACGGCACGGCGATCATTTCGGGTGCGGCTCTCATGAACGCCATGGAGCTGGTCGGGAAGGAAATGAGCAAGGTGCGGGTGGTGTTCTCGGGTGCTGGGGCGGCCGGGATCGCGTGCGCCAAGCTGTACTGCGCTCTCGGGGTCAAGCATGAGAATCTCGTCATGGTTGATTCCAAGGGCGTGATGTACGAAGGGCGCGGCGATGAGTACAACAAGTACAAGACGGAGTTCGTTCGCAAGACGGATCTGCGCACGCTGGCGGACGCCCTGGTGGACGCCGACGTGTTTGTCGGTGTTTCGACCAAGGACGTGGTTTCGAAACAGATGGTCAAGACCATGGCCAAGGATCCGGTTATCTTCGCCATGGCCAATCCCGACCCGGAGATAACGTATCCCGACGCCGTGGAGGCGCGATCCGACGTTATTATGGCTACCGGCCGTTCGGATTATCCCAATCAGGTCAACAACGTGCTGGGGTTCCCGTTTATTTTCCGCGGGGCGCTGGACGTGCACGCCACCGCGATCAACGAGGAGATGAAGATTGCTGCGGCCAGGGCTCTGTCAAGCCTGGCCAAGCAGGACGTGCCCGAAGAGGTCGCCAAGGCTTACGGCGGAGAGCACTTCAGGTTCGGCCGGGATTACATCATTCCCAAGCCGTTTGACCACCGTGTCCTTATCTGGGAGGCCTCGGCGGTGGCGCAGGCAGCCATGGAGACGGGCGTGGCGCAGCGTCCTGTCGACATCGAAGAGTACCGGCAGCAGCTGGAGACACGGATCGGCAAGGGCCGGGTTTTCATGAACGTCATCGCCGACAAGGCAAAGAAGGAACCGCGAACGATCGTCTTCCCGGAGGGCAACTCGAGCCGCATCCTGCGAGCCGCGCACGTCGTCCTGGAGCATGGGATCGGCCAGCCGATAGTGCTCGGCAACCTGGAAGAGGTGCAGCGGGCGGCGAAGGAGCACGAGATCGAACTGGACGGCATCAAGGTTGTCGATCCGGTCACGTCACCCAAGCGGCAGGAGTACGCGCAGAAGTACTACGAGAAGCGTTGCCGCAGGGGGGTCACGCTTGACCAGGCGACCTGGAAGATGCGCGACCGCACCTATTTCGGCATAATGATGCTGGAGATGGGGGACTGCGACGCCGTGCTTTCGGGCGTGACTTCGGATTACGCGGCCACGGTTCGCCCGGCGCTGGAGATTATCGACCTGCAGGAGGGCGTGACCCGGGTTTCCGGGCTGTTCGCGATGGTGCAGAGGGACAAGCTCTACCTGTTCGCCGACACCACCGTGAATATCGACCCGACTCCCGAGGAACTGGCCGAAATCGCGATCTGCTCGGCGCGGGTGGCCCGCGGGTTCAACATGGAGCCGCGCATAGCCATGCTCTCGTTCAGCAATTTCGGTTCGGCCAAGTACCCCGAGTCGATCAAGGTGGCGAAGGCGACCGAGATCGTGAAAAAGAGGCAGCCGGACCTGGTCGTCGAGGGTGAGATGCAGGCCGATACGGCCCTGATGCCGGAGTATATGCAGCGGCACTACCCGTTCTCCAAGCTGACAGAAGCGGCCAATGTCCTTATCTTCCCGGACCTCAACTCGGGCAACATAGCGTACAAGCTGGCGCTTCGCATGGGTGGGCTTCAGGCAATCGGCCCGATCCTGATGGGCCTTTCCAAGCCGGTGCACGTGTTGCACCGCACCCTGGACGTCAACGAGATCGTCGACATGGCGGCAATCGCAGTGGTGGCCGCCCAGCAGAAGAAGTGA
- a CDS encoding rod shape-determining protein, with protein MGFFDMLSNDIGIDLGTANTLVYVRKQGIVLNEPSVVAIEKSSGKILAIGSAAKEMTGRTPGGIEAIRPLRDGVIADFEMSERLIADFIRRVVKHKYLMKPRVVISVPSGITEVEKRAVRDSAENAGAREVYLLQEPMAAAIGVGLAVDQPTGIMIVDIGGGTSEVAVIALNGIVHDTSIRVGGDEFNDAIINYLKKNYNLLIGELTAEDIKIKIGSAYPLDKELSMEVKGRDLVAGVPKNLNISSVQVREALSETLDIVVEAVRQTLEMTPPELASDILDRGIVLTGGGALLRGFDKRLRQETNLPVNVAEDPLTCVARGTGKVLENFSQYPKVLETSRRN; from the coding sequence TTGGGCTTCTTTGATATGCTCTCGAACGACATTGGCATCGATCTTGGTACTGCCAACACACTTGTATACGTCCGGAAACAGGGAATCGTGCTCAATGAGCCATCCGTTGTGGCTATTGAAAAAAGCTCCGGCAAAATCCTGGCCATCGGTTCGGCCGCAAAGGAGATGACGGGTCGCACGCCGGGCGGGATCGAGGCGATCCGGCCCCTCAGGGACGGCGTGATTGCCGATTTCGAGATGTCCGAACGTCTGATCGCAGACTTCATTCGTCGCGTGGTCAAGCACAAATACCTGATGAAGCCGCGTGTCGTGATATCGGTACCGTCCGGGATCACGGAAGTAGAGAAGCGGGCCGTGCGCGATTCCGCAGAAAACGCCGGGGCGCGCGAGGTGTACCTGCTGCAGGAGCCTATGGCGGCGGCGATCGGCGTCGGCCTGGCGGTGGACCAGCCCACCGGCATCATGATCGTTGACATCGGCGGCGGAACCTCGGAAGTCGCGGTCATCGCCCTTAACGGGATAGTCCACGATACGTCGATTCGGGTGGGCGGCGACGAGTTCAACGACGCAATCATCAACTATCTCAAGAAGAACTATAACCTGCTTATAGGTGAGCTGACGGCGGAGGATATCAAGATCAAGATCGGTTCGGCTTACCCGCTGGATAAAGAGCTTTCCATGGAGGTCAAGGGTCGCGACCTCGTGGCCGGGGTGCCGAAAAACCTGAACATCTCGTCAGTGCAGGTACGCGAGGCGCTTTCCGAAACGCTCGACATCGTGGTAGAGGCGGTTCGTCAGACTCTCGAGATGACGCCTCCCGAACTGGCTTCCGATATTCTCGATCGCGGGATTGTTCTGACCGGCGGCGGGGCGCTTCTTCGCGGGTTCGACAAGCGGTTACGGCAGGAGACAAATCTCCCCGTCAACGTGGCCGAGGATCCGCTTACCTGCGTGGCCAGGGGCACCGGCAAGGTCCTGGAAAACTTCAGCCAGTATCCCAAGGTTCTGGAAACGAGCCGTCGCAACTGA
- a CDS encoding sigma-70 family RNA polymerase sigma factor, whose amino-acid sequence MAMLRDAALNELVERAVGGDKAAFSRIVRSMMKPVVALTYRMTQDRESAIDLAQDAFVAAWENLRSFRGEGKFESWLFAIASKKTLNFLKQKAVRRSEDLYEDEIELTAEGNPETELETKSLREEVLAFVKLLPPRQRLAFNLRFYQQMPFDEIARVTGAAVGTVKTNYREAVRKLRDFALRKGWR is encoded by the coding sequence ATGGCGATGTTACGTGATGCGGCACTGAATGAACTCGTAGAGCGGGCGGTCGGGGGCGATAAGGCTGCTTTCTCCCGCATCGTGAGGTCTATGATGAAACCGGTAGTGGCACTGACATACAGAATGACTCAGGATAGAGAAAGCGCCATCGATCTTGCCCAGGATGCATTTGTGGCCGCCTGGGAGAACCTCAGGTCGTTCCGGGGTGAGGGAAAGTTCGAAAGCTGGTTGTTCGCTATCGCCTCGAAAAAGACCCTGAATTTCCTTAAACAGAAGGCCGTTCGACGATCTGAAGACCTTTACGAGGACGAGATCGAATTGACGGCCGAGGGCAATCCGGAGACGGAACTGGAGACGAAGTCCCTTCGCGAGGAAGTGCTGGCTTTCGTGAAGCTGTTGCCGCCCCGGCAGCGGCTGGCGTTCAACCTGCGGTTTTATCAACAGATGCCGTTCGACGAGATAGCCAGGGTTACCGGTGCGGCAGTCGGCACGGTGAAGACCAATTACAGGGAAGCGGTCCGAAAGCTGCGCGACTTCGCGCTGAGAAAAGGCTGGCGATGA
- a CDS encoding Spy/CpxP family protein refolding chaperone produces MKRMLVIVLALAVPALALAQPGGTTPEAAGRGHGPMHCLQKAGPGARSMGAGIGHLLALGDEIGITDEQRAGLKELQTRFQLERIDKKALVEKAQVGLHALMRESDAAESQVMRAIDELARLRADMQKMRYTHRKQVESTLTAEQVAKLKELRQKRHMEGREKMRKKTDQERRMPHGGR; encoded by the coding sequence ATGAAGAGAATGTTGGTGATTGTGCTGGCCCTGGCCGTGCCGGCGCTTGCCCTGGCACAGCCCGGCGGGACGACTCCCGAAGCAGCCGGACGCGGGCACGGACCGATGCATTGCCTGCAGAAGGCCGGGCCGGGTGCCCGAAGCATGGGTGCGGGGATCGGTCACCTGCTCGCGCTTGGTGACGAAATAGGTATTACCGATGAGCAGCGGGCAGGGTTGAAGGAATTACAGACGCGTTTTCAGCTTGAACGCATCGATAAGAAGGCACTAGTAGAGAAAGCACAGGTTGGGCTGCACGCCTTGATGCGTGAGAGTGACGCCGCCGAGTCCCAGGTGATGCGCGCCATAGACGAGCTCGCTCGTCTGCGCGCCGATATGCAGAAGATGCGCTACACGCACCGAAAACAGGTGGAAAGCACGCTCACCGCAGAGCAGGTCGCGAAGCTCAAGGAACTGCGACAGAAGCGGCACATGGAAGGACGCGAGAAGATGCGCAAGAAAACGGACCAGGAGCGCCGAATGCCCCATGGCGGCCGTTAG
- the rnr gene encoding ribonuclease R gives MRQDPDSILRFIQSKSDHPMKVKELARALSIEQSDYGRFRQAVGKLVDSGDLVRLKRGRIGLADQMNIVVGRISVNRSGTGFVEREGDEQDILIPKTELQTALDGDSVMVRLTGRPVGRQAGTVIKVMERVQRNIVGLFHHGRGYLYLKPDNPRIHRDIYIHPDDSLGARDGEKVVAVLTEWEDSYLNPQGKVTERLGYPDQPGVDMLAVIRSYNLPEKFSPEVLRQAERAAAVDTSEEEARRLDLTAECVYTIDPADARDHDDAVSVERTATGYRLGVHIADVSFYVKEGTTLDTEGFERGNSVYLPGMVVPMLPEVLSNDVCSLKPNRRRLAYSVFIDFDHKGKVREWRLADTVIRSRARLSYDEVQEFFDSDVATKRIKRVADSLRTARKLARLLAGNRSAEGSLDFDLPEAKIILNEKGQVIELGNRVRLESHRLVEEFMLAANRVVALEVFRKAQPFLYRVHDRPDLEKVQAFSDMMRRLGHQFPVSKTIRPVQFARFLEKVKDAPEGDFINELMLRSMKKAVYQRKNIGHFGLAFSHYTHFTSPIRRYPDLLVHRLLRKLKRDRYPVAFGRRVGTVIDHVGRQCSETERNAEAAERQAVRVKQVAYMARHLGEEYAGVISGTTPYGFFVRLDDMGAEGMVRMSLIDDDYYQYDEKQYRIIGRRTGRSFRLGDAVRVRVVKVDTERSEIDLEVARPESKPPATATRKAKVRKRRRVR, from the coding sequence ATGCGCCAGGACCCTGACAGCATACTGCGGTTCATTCAGTCCAAGTCTGATCATCCCATGAAGGTCAAAGAGCTTGCGCGGGCACTGTCCATCGAGCAGTCCGATTATGGTCGGTTCCGGCAGGCGGTGGGAAAGCTCGTTGATTCGGGAGATCTGGTCAGATTGAAACGGGGCCGCATCGGGTTGGCGGACCAGATGAACATCGTGGTCGGAAGAATCTCGGTCAACCGATCCGGGACGGGCTTCGTCGAAAGAGAAGGGGACGAACAAGATATCCTGATCCCGAAGACGGAACTGCAGACGGCCCTGGATGGGGACAGCGTGATGGTGCGTCTTACCGGCCGGCCGGTCGGCCGCCAGGCCGGTACGGTGATCAAAGTGATGGAGCGGGTGCAGCGCAATATCGTGGGTCTGTTTCACCACGGGCGCGGGTATCTCTACCTCAAGCCGGACAACCCGCGGATTCATCGCGACATCTATATTCACCCGGACGACAGCCTGGGCGCCAGGGACGGGGAGAAGGTGGTGGCGGTCCTGACGGAGTGGGAAGATTCGTACCTGAACCCACAAGGTAAAGTAACCGAGCGGCTGGGTTACCCGGACCAACCCGGTGTGGACATGCTTGCGGTCATCAGGAGTTACAACCTGCCGGAGAAATTCTCGCCTGAGGTGCTCAGGCAGGCCGAGCGCGCCGCGGCCGTCGACACGAGCGAGGAAGAAGCGCGAAGGCTTGATTTGACCGCGGAATGTGTCTATACGATCGACCCGGCCGACGCCCGGGATCATGACGACGCCGTATCGGTGGAACGGACGGCGACCGGCTATCGGCTGGGCGTGCACATAGCGGACGTGTCGTTCTACGTGAAAGAAGGCACAACGCTGGATACCGAAGGCTTTGAGCGGGGCAATTCGGTTTACCTGCCGGGGATGGTCGTTCCGATGCTGCCGGAGGTACTGTCCAACGACGTATGTTCGTTAAAACCGAACCGGCGGAGGCTGGCGTATTCGGTTTTCATCGACTTCGACCACAAGGGAAAGGTGCGCGAGTGGCGGCTCGCGGACACGGTCATCCGGTCCAGGGCCAGGTTGTCGTACGACGAGGTTCAGGAGTTTTTCGACAGCGACGTTGCCACGAAACGCATCAAGCGCGTGGCTGACAGCCTCAGAACGGCGCGTAAGCTGGCCCGTTTGCTGGCCGGGAATCGGTCGGCTGAAGGTTCGCTGGATTTCGACCTTCCGGAGGCGAAGATCATTCTGAACGAAAAAGGGCAGGTCATCGAGTTGGGCAATCGCGTGCGCCTGGAGTCACATCGACTTGTTGAAGAATTCATGCTGGCCGCCAACCGGGTTGTAGCCCTGGAAGTGTTCCGGAAGGCCCAGCCGTTTCTCTACCGTGTTCACGACCGGCCGGACCTGGAGAAGGTCCAGGCCTTTTCGGACATGATGCGCCGGCTCGGGCACCAGTTTCCGGTGTCCAAGACGATCAGGCCGGTCCAGTTCGCGAGGTTCCTGGAGAAGGTCAAGGATGCTCCGGAGGGGGATTTCATTAACGAGTTGATGCTTCGGTCCATGAAGAAGGCCGTTTACCAGCGCAAGAATATCGGGCATTTCGGGCTGGCCTTTTCGCACTACACGCATTTCACTTCCCCGATCCGCCGTTACCCGGACCTGCTCGTGCACCGCCTCCTTCGTAAGCTGAAACGGGATCGCTATCCGGTGGCCTTCGGCCGTCGGGTGGGCACGGTAATCGATCACGTCGGGCGGCAGTGTTCCGAGACGGAGCGTAACGCCGAGGCCGCCGAGCGGCAGGCGGTGAGAGTGAAGCAGGTGGCATACATGGCGCGGCACCTCGGAGAAGAGTACGCCGGCGTCATTTCGGGCACCACGCCGTACGGGTTCTTCGTTCGTCTGGACGACATGGGCGCTGAAGGAATGGTGCGGATGTCGCTGATCGACGATGACTATTACCAGTATGACGAGAAACAGTACCGCATAATCGGCCGACGCACCGGGCGCAGTTTTCGCCTCGGTGACGCCGTCCGTGTCCGCGTCGTCAAAGTCGATACGGAACGCAGCGAAATCGACCTGGAGGTCGCCCGGCCGGAAAGCAAGCCTCCGGCGACGGCGACGAGAAAAGCGAAGGTCCGAAAGCGCCGCCGCGTGCGGTGA
- a CDS encoding sigma-54 dependent transcriptional regulator has protein sequence MIKRVVILTDSKRAGEHGVAWKEMGQVVGGLAELYRVVKESRVDLILVDTSEITVTQPVATRIRRQNGLTEIWEVMHAESVSWEAGSRIDGELSVQLGQDGIEKKIRQILADKERLSRYGIIGRSASMKAIGEIIERIAPTDVSVLIVGPSGSGKELVARALHEDSSRTGHPFVTFNCGALAEGVLESELFGHERGAFTGSVAKREGLFHKAEGGTIFLDEIGETKPDTQVKLLRVLEDGTYYPVGSSTPQRADVRVVAATNRDLSEAIAERQFREDLYFRVGAVKIVVPSLLERKEDIQPLLQHFLRDSGRPDYSDSALDLLTRYDWPGNVRQLRNFTDRMTALKPGGLVEEADVERFISEQHATATHLPVSTGRTVQEAGQELIYRAILSLGSEIRLLRDLITANIPSESSAAGQEVGRAAQPSSTMEDMEKAMIEQVLAETGGNRKETARKLGIGERTLYRKLNKYNLH, from the coding sequence ATGATCAAGCGGGTAGTCATTCTGACGGATTCAAAGCGGGCGGGAGAACACGGCGTTGCGTGGAAGGAGATGGGGCAAGTCGTCGGGGGGCTGGCGGAGCTTTATCGCGTCGTAAAAGAGAGCCGCGTCGACCTGATTCTCGTTGACACGTCTGAGATCACCGTTACGCAGCCGGTAGCCACGCGGATTCGACGGCAGAACGGCCTGACCGAAATATGGGAGGTCATGCATGCTGAATCGGTGAGCTGGGAGGCGGGCAGCCGCATCGACGGCGAGCTGTCCGTTCAACTCGGGCAGGACGGAATCGAGAAAAAGATCCGCCAGATCCTTGCCGACAAGGAGCGGCTCAGCCGGTACGGAATTATCGGGCGATCGGCATCCATGAAGGCGATCGGTGAGATCATCGAGAGGATTGCGCCTACCGACGTCTCGGTGCTGATCGTGGGGCCGTCCGGATCGGGCAAGGAGTTGGTGGCGCGCGCGTTGCACGAGGATTCATCCCGGACGGGCCATCCGTTTGTGACTTTCAATTGCGGCGCGCTGGCCGAGGGCGTGCTCGAGTCGGAACTGTTCGGACACGAGCGGGGGGCTTTCACCGGTTCGGTGGCCAAGCGTGAAGGGTTGTTTCACAAGGCCGAGGGCGGGACGATCTTCCTGGATGAAATCGGCGAGACAAAACCGGACACGCAGGTCAAGCTGCTGCGGGTGCTCGAGGACGGCACCTACTACCCGGTAGGCTCGTCGACCCCGCAGCGGGCCGACGTTCGTGTGGTGGCGGCGACGAACCGCGACCTGAGCGAGGCCATCGCCGAGAGACAATTTCGAGAGGATCTGTATTTCCGGGTCGGGGCCGTGAAGATCGTGGTGCCGTCGCTCCTGGAGCGCAAGGAGGACATTCAGCCGCTGCTGCAGCATTTTCTGCGGGACAGCGGTCGGCCGGACTACTCGGACTCGGCCCTGGATCTCCTGACGCGCTACGACTGGCCGGGCAATGTCCGCCAGTTGCGCAACTTCACCGACCGGATGACGGCGCTCAAACCGGGCGGTCTGGTTGAGGAAGCAGACGTAGAGCGCTTCATCTCAGAACAGCACGCCACCGCCACGCACCTGCCGGTGTCAACCGGGCGGACAGTCCAGGAAGCCGGTCAGGAGCTGATTTACCGGGCCATCCTGTCGCTGGGCAGCGAAATCAGGCTGCTGCGCGACCTTATTACCGCGAACATTCCGAGTGAATCGTCGGCGGCCGGGCAGGAAGTCGGGCGGGCGGCGCAACCTTCCTCGACGATGGAAGACATGGAAAAGGCGATGATCGAGCAGGTCCTCGCGGAAACCGGTGGTAATCGCAAGGAGACGGCCCGTAAGCTGGGCATCGGAGAGCGAACGCTGTATCGCAAGCTCAACAAGTATAACCTGCACTGA